Sequence from the Desulfatiglans sp. genome:
TTTATAACTGAAGCACTTATAAAATAGCCATTTTTGTGGATAATTTTATTGACCACGTCCGTCTGAGACGGGTCCATCTCCAGCATCAGCCATCCCCCGGGGCTTAAAAAGTGAGGCACCTTTTCAAGTATTGCTCTTATATGGGAAAGCCCATCAACCCCGCTCTCCAGTGCAATCTTAGGCTCAAAGTCCCTGATTTTCACCGGCAGCAGCCTGTAATCTTCTTTTGTTATGTAGGGCGGGTTTGAGACAATAATATCAAAGTGATTATTGAGGCCTTTAAATGGTTCAAACAGGTCTCCCTCAAGAAGGGTGATCCTGTTTTGCATGCCATGCCTTGTAATATTCTGTCTTGCAATGTTAAGTGCCTCTTCTGAAATATCAGACGCAACTATTACAGCATTTTTAATCTCAGAGGCAACTGCAACAGCAATTGCGCCACTCCCTGTACACATGTCAAGGATATTAACCACGGGCCTTTCAGCA
This genomic interval carries:
- the prmC gene encoding peptide chain release factor N(5)-glutamine methyltransferase, whose product is MTAKTWIIKDLLPVSTDYLKTKNIESPRLCAEILLSHQLSISRLKLYLEYDQPVGENDLGKYRAMIKRLADGEPIQYITGVQEFWSMDFIVNREVLIPRPETEILVEQVIKAYKENSYAERPVVNILDMCTGSGAIAVAVASEIKNAVIVASDISEEALNIARQNITRHGMQNRITLLEGDLFEPFKGLNNHFDIIVSNPPYITKEDYRLLPVKIRDFEPKIALESGVDGLSHIRAILEKVPHFLSPGGWLMLEMDPSQTDVVNKIIHKNGYFISASVIKDYSGRDRIVTTQKKIQ